A single region of the Anticarsia gemmatalis isolate Benzon Research Colony breed Stoneville strain chromosome 11, ilAntGemm2 primary, whole genome shotgun sequence genome encodes:
- the Cad87A gene encoding cadherin 87A isoform X1, producing the protein METRWNYVIVWVALCFTLGSTNMLPVFTQDMNNLALSESTPVGTIVYRLQGVDPEGLPVKYGLVGTDKFSVNPETGDVTLERPLDREVEAAIRFLVSIEDEDPNKVQNLVQSQPVNVIVLDENDNPPVFKNSPYEVSVAEDEVVGATILSNIEVEDKDSVGDNLEVGCVPSEQWPEACETFEVVTINSTANQYTGVLVLKKPLDYNERQFYQYQLYADDGSLNSTTHIEIKVLDVQNSAPVFSGALSAALLEDAPVGTLALTVRARDADKAQPRDVVLQLVTNPLDFFLLDSKTGELRTAKPLDREALADPSSPLNLTVRATEVVNGSPLISDLTSTVATVTITIKDVNDEPPRFNRREYSVDIPESLPIGTPLPNLDMVVTDTDVGLNSVFTLRLSDELGAFIVEPSTATGSASVTLRLNSSLDYEDPNQRKFILEVIAEELHTSPRLSSKASVLISLLDVNDNAPQFSDEPYSARVAEAAPAGTRVTTVRATDRDTNRFGTEGIVYELSGNGAELFRVDNRSGVITVAPCETPGQPPCLDYETRKDYFLQYKATDDDGQGQMTVVSLQISLTDSNDNPPVFVTSVYKASIDEDAVKFEPELQVQARDIDASSDIRYSIIEPATHPFWIDPSNGKISVRPDTGGVTPPKDSNKIILTVLATDGVHNATCHVEIAVRDVNNHAPVFDTDKYDADISEDAPIGTEVAAVRATDLDSGVNSEIKYSIQKGALDAFSVDRDTGVLAVRSKLDYDKRNTYRIQIVATDAGIPSLTGTTELTVHVINVNDKPPSFTPSTQRADVSADAAVGTALAQLLATDPDVTAADSLRYDMAPRVVKAVDINGKEVTDEGIFNSWFTVQPDGKVVVSQQLDRSRAAVITLPVRVTDVEAPVLQQAEGELIITIVDVNRHAPVFSQPSYLESIMEEQPVGTTLGTYTATDKETPIASIVIQPPNPYFTIDNVTGVVKTAQRIDYEKLHSINFTLVAYDSGVPQLSTTAGVTVTVINANDEEPRFTASGYNATVVEHTTPGTEVLTVTAVDLDEGEYGEVRYSLSGDASLFTIDPVSGVISVAPGADVDREVISDVYMRAVATDNAPARIRRTTSVPVHIKILDINDHAPVFTQKVYKATIAENLQLNPPAAILQVLAEDKDEGINGKVRYRIVESKLDILFPGVFSVDPSTGIIYPSKPVLGNTTYHLTVIATDEDGAGTDSEMARVDITVLSVNRHSPVFVHPSPEERQLEIPENAAQADYLITTIKATDEDSGENGRVSYYLKVDNQNVGETAEFSLDKDTGELRTKTFLDREHKSEYQLVIVAVDNGTPAQFETLRLLTVALADDDDNAPRFSAPKHMFSVRENLQPGIIIGTVKAIDKDSGDNGKVYYHVLEGNQEGAFIVDRTQGIIRANISFDREKQSEYTFTVYASNNPILEHGAAILNSVDNSTEGQEPSVTVVTVRVLDENDNEPRFHHTVYYAGIKHTARINEPVLSVVAEDPDLDENGTLIYMVAASNLYKFGAEVSSGSVVPSPFNISQDGVLMTAHYMSEYNQDRFVLDIIAQEVAPPHRQAKAQVYVWIIDRSALIRMVVSRSCSTAVAGVQARLGTTAHALLVPGTRVPLVHADRRYDDWCEIHLHAVDPATYQVLPVEKVLETIDSKYDELKDIYQEYGVETLIAASATSKAPDSFDPALAALIALLIVLFTGIVTFIVVCACLKHWVIPPPSMQSSKGDSLARRRILEELSTTENPLWLETKLRPYEEQELTMNVFGDQEQQIVEPAPTDNTYATIQGSRTTERFGDYATLAGDSPTPAEAALGFQGSTFKPPSPDTPEPPPRPSGLGAL; encoded by the exons ATGGAGACGAGATGGAACTACGTCATCGTGTGGGTGGCTCTCTGCTTTACATTAG GGTCCACAAACATGCTGCCAGTCTTCACCCAGGACATGAACAATCTGGCGCTATCGGAGAGCACACCAGTTGGCACGATAGTCTACAGGCTACAGGGAGTCGACCCTGAAGGTTTACCG GTAAAATACGGTTTAGTAGGTACAGATAAATTCTCAGTGAACCCCGAGACCGGTGACGTCACACTCGAACGACCTCTAGACAGAGAG GTAGAAGCAGCTATAAGGTTCCTAGTATCGATAGAGGATGAGGACCCCAATAAGGTCCAAAACTTGGTACAGTCGCAGCCAGTGAACGTCATAGTATTGGACGAAAATGATAACCCAcctgtatttaaaaat aGTCCGTACGAAGTAAGTGTGGCAGAAGATGAAGTGGTTGGTGCGACGATCTTGAGCAACATCGAGGTGGAAGATAAAGATTCAGTGGGAGATAATTTGGAAGTAGGCTGCGTGCCTAGTGAACAG TGGCCCGAAGCTTGTGAAACCTTTGAAGTGGTAACCATTAACTCTACTGCTAACCAGTACACAGGAGTATTAGTACTGAAGAAGCCATTAGATTACAATGAGCGCCAGTTTTACCAGTACCAGTTGTATGCtgat GACGGCAGCCTAAACTCGACCACGCACATAGAGATCAAAGTGCTAGACGTGCAGAACTCAGCGCCCGTGTTCAGCGGCGCGCTCAGTGCCGCGCTGCTGGAGGACGCGCCCGTGGGCACGCTGGCGCTCACCGTGCGCGCCAGGGACGCCGACAAGGCGCAGCCCAGAGACGTCGTACTGCAGTTAGTCACTA atcCTTTGGACTTCTTCCTGCTAGATAGCAAGACTGGTGAACTAAGAACTGCTAAACCGTTAGATAGAGAGGCTTTAGCTGATCCATCATCACCACTTAATCTTACTGTTAGA GCAACAGAAGTAGTAAACGGCTCTCCCCTCATATCAGACTTAACCTCAACCGTAGCAACAGTGACCATCACCATCAAAGACGTGAACGATGAACCACCGAGGTTCAACCGCCGGGAGTACAGCGTGGACATCCCTGAGAGTCTGCCCATAGGAACCCCACTGCCTAACTTGGATATGGTGGTCACTGATACTGATGTG GGTCTAAACTCAGTATTCACTCTACGCCTATCAGACGAGCTCGGAGCATTTATCGTGGAGCCGTCAACAGCTACCGGCAGCGCATCTGTGACGTTAAGACTTAACTCCAGTCTAGACTATGAAGATCCTAACCAGAGGAAGTTTATCTTAGAG GTGATAGCAGAAGAACTCCACACATCTCCCCGCCTATCTTCCAAGGCCAGCGTGTTGATCTCTCTACTGGACGTGAACGACAATGCGCCGCAGTTCAGTGATGAGCCGTACTCGGCGCGAGTGGCTGAAGCCGCGCCCGCCGGGACCCGCGTCACTACTGTCAGAGCTACTGATAGAGATACTAACAG ATTCGGCACAGAAGGCATAGTATACGAGTTGTCAGGTAACGGCGCGGAACTATTCCGTGTGGACAACCGCTCCGGCGTCATCACTGTGGCGCCCTGTGAGACCCCGGGACAACCGCCCTGCCTCGATTATGAGACGAGGAAGGACTACTTCTTGCAGTATAAG GCGACAGACGACGACGGCCAGGGTCAGATGACGGTGGTATCTCTCCAGATATCACTCACAGACTCCAATGATAACCCGCCCGTGTTCGTCACCTCCGTATACAAGGCTTCCATTGATGAAGATGCTGTGAAGTTCGAGCCGGAGTTACAG GTGCAAGCCCGCGACATAGACGCATCATCAGACATCCGCTACTCGATCATCGAACCCGCGACCCACCCGTTCTGGATCGACCCGAGCAACGGCAAGATCTCCGTGCGCCCTGACACCGGTGGAGTCACCCCTCCCAAGGATTCTAACAAGATTATTCTTACTGTTctt GCGACCGACGGTGTTCACAATGCAACCTGTCACGTGGAGATCGCAGTGCGTGACGTGAACAACCACGCGCCCGTGTTCGACACCGACAAGTACGACGCTGATATATCTGAAGATGCACCTATTG GTACTGAAGTCGCAGCAGTCCGCGCCACAGACCTGGACAGCGGGGTGAACTCTGAGATAAAGTACTCCATTCAGAAGGGGGCGCTGGACGCGTTCAGCGTGGACCGCGACACGGGCGTGCTCGCCGTGCGCTCCAAGCTGGATTACGACAAGCGCAACACGTATCGGATACAGATCGTTGCTACTGACGCGG GTATCCCCAGCCTCACAGGCACAACAGAACTAACAGTGCACGTAATCAACGTGAATGACAAGCCCCCCTCCTTCACCCCCAGCACGCAGCGCGCCGACGTGTCCGCCGACGCGGCCGTGGGCACCGCGCTCGCGCAGCTCCTCGCCACCGACCCCGATGTGACCGCGGCAGACTCGCTGCGGTATGATATGGCGCCGAGGGTGGTTAAAGCTGTTGATATTAATGGGAAAGAG GTAACAGACGAAGGTATCTTCAACTCCTGGTTCACGGTGCAGCCAGACGGCAAGGTGGTAGTGTCCCAGCAGCTGGACCGCAGCCGAGCCGCCGTCATCACACTCCCGGTCAGGGTCACTGATGTTGAAGCACCTGTGCTGCAGCAGGCTGAAG gggAGCTAATAATCACAATAGTGGACGTGAACCGTCACGCACCAGTGTTCTCCCAGCCCTCGTACTTGGAGAGCATCATGGAGGAACAGCCAGTAGGCACCACCCTCGGGACCTACACTGCTACTGATAAGGAGACGCCCATCGCCAGCATCGTGATACAACCGCCTAACCCGTACTTTACTATTGATAATGTTACTG GTGTAGTAAAAACAGCACAACGCATAGACTACGAGAAGCTCCACAGCATCAACTTCACGCTCGTGGCATATGACTCCGGCGTGCCTCAGCTGAGCACGACCGCCGGGGTCACCGTCACCGTCATCAACGCCAACGATGAGGAGCCGAGGTTCACGGCGTCGGGGTACAATGCCACTGTGGTGGAGCATACGACGCCCGGGACTGAGGTGCTTACTGTGACCGCTGTTGATTTAGATGAAG GTGAATACGGCGAAGTCCGCTACAGTCTATCGGGCGACGCGTCTCTGTTCACGATCGACCCGGTGTCCGGCGTGATCAGCGTGGCGCCCGGCGCCGACGTGGACCGCGAGGTCATCAGTGATGTGTACATGAGAGCTGTGGCTACTGATAATGCTCCGGCTAGGATTAGGAGGACTACTAGTGTGCCC GTGCATATAAAAATCTTAGACATAAACGACCACGCGCCAGTGTTTACGCAGAAGGTATACAAGGCTACGATCGCAGAGAACTTGCAGCTGAACCCTCCAGCTGCGATACTGCAGGTCTTAGCTGAAGATAAAGATGAGGGGATCAATGGCAAAGTGCGCTATCGGATCGTTGAGAGTAAACTgg ACATATTATTCCCAGGCGTGTTCTCCGTGGACCCGTCCACTGGCATCATCTACCCATCCAAGCCGGTGCTCGGCAACACCACGTACCACCTCACAGTGATAGCCACGGACGAGGATGGCGCTGGAACAGACTCCGAGATGGCGAGAGTGGATATCACGGTGCTGAGTGTTAATAGGCACAGTCCTGTGTTTGTGCATCCAAGTCCGGAGGAACGACAGTTGGAGATACCTGAg AACGCAGCTCAAGCGGACTACCTAATAACAACGATCAAGGCGACAGACGAGGACTCGGGCGAGAACGGCCGCGTGTCCTACTACCTCAAGGTGGACAACCAGAACGTGGGTGAGACTGCCGAGTTCAGCCTCGACAAGGACACCGGCGAACTGAGGACTAAGACTTTCCTGGATAGGGAGCATAAGTCTGAGTATCAG CTAGTAATAGTAGCAGTAGACAACGGAACTCCGGCTCAGTTCGAGACTCTCCGACTGCTGACGGTAGCCCTAGCTGATGACGATGACAACGCGCCGCGCTTCTCCGCACCCAAACACATGTTCAGTGTGCGGGAGAACTTACAGCCTGGCATTATTATTG GTACAGTAAAAGCCATTGACAAGGATTCTGGAGACAACGGCAAAGTGTACTACCACGTACTTGAAGGCAACCAAGAAGGAGCTTTTATTGTTGACAGGACGCAAGGGATCATCAGAGCTAACATTAGTTTTGATAG GGAAAAGCAATCAGAATACACATTCACAGTATACGCAAGCAACAATCCTATACTGGAACATGGCGCTGCTATCCTGAACTCAGTGGACAACAGCACCGAAGGCCAGGAGCCGAGTGTTACCGTGGTCACCGTGCGAGTGCTCGACGAGAACGACAATGAGCCGAGATTCCACCACACTGTGTATTATGCAG gtaTCAAACACACAGCCCGTATCAACGAGCCAGTACTGTCCGTGGTAGCTGAAGACCCTGATTTAGACGAGAACGGCACCTTGATCTACATGGTGGCTGCTTCTAATCTATACAAGTTTGGGGCTGAAGTGTCAAGCGGGAGTGTTGTACCTTCACCATTCAATATTAGTCAAGATG GAGTGTTAATGACAGCGCACTACATGTCGGAGTACAACCAGGACCGGTTCGTGCTGGACATCATAGCGCAAGAAGTAGCGCCACCACACAGGCAAGCTAAAGCACAAGTTTAT GTGTGGATCATCGACCGCTCAGCGCTGATCCGCATGGTGGTGTCCCGCAGCTGCAGCACGGCCGTGGCGGGCGTGCAGGCGCGCCTCGGTACTACGGCACATGCTCTGCTGGTGCCCGGGACCAGGGTGCCGCTCGTGCATGCTGACAGGCGGTATGACGACTG GTGTGAAATCCACCTCCACGCAGTAGACCCGGCCACATATCAAGTGCTACCAGTGGAGAAGGTTCTAGAGACCATCGACTCTAAATACGACGAGCTCAAGGACATCTATCAGGAGTACGGCGTGGAGACACTCATCGCAGCCAGCGCTACTTCTAAAG cTCCCGACAGTTTCGACCCAGCCCTCGCTGCATTAATAGCTCTTCTCATAGTACTATTCACTGGCATCGTCACGTTCATAGTCGTGTGCGCATGCCTTAAACATTG
- the Cad87A gene encoding cadherin 87A isoform X2, with amino-acid sequence METRWNYVIVWVALCFTLGSTNMLPVFTQDMNNLALSESTPVGTIVYRLQGVDPEGLPVKYGLVGTDKFSVNPETGDVTLERPLDREVEAAIRFLVSIEDEDPNKVQNLVQSQPVNVIVLDENDNPPVFKNSPYEVSVAEDEVVGATILSNIEVEDKDSVGDNLEVGCVPSEQWPEACETFEVVTINSTANQYTGVLVLKKPLDYNERQFYQYQLYADDGSLNSTTHIEIKVLDVQNSAPVFSGALSAALLEDAPVGTLALTVRARDADKAQPRDVVLQLVTNPLDFFLLDSKTGELRTAKPLDREALADPSSPLNLTVRATEVVNGSPLISDLTSTVATVTITIKDVNDEPPRFNRREYSVDIPESLPIGTPLPNLDMVVTDTDVGLNSVFTLRLSDELGAFIVEPSTATGSASVTLRLNSSLDYEDPNQRKFILEVIAEELHTSPRLSSKASVLISLLDVNDNAPQFSDEPYSARVAEAAPAGTRVTTVRATDRDTNRFGTEGIVYELSGNGAELFRVDNRSGVITVAPCETPGQPPCLDYETRKDYFLQYKATDDDGQGQMTVVSLQISLTDSNDNPPVFVTSVYKASIDEDAVKFEPELQVQARDIDASSDIRYSIIEPATHPFWIDPSNGKISVRPDTGGVTPPKDSNKIILTVLATDGVHNATCHVEIAVRDVNNHAPVFDTDKYDADISEDAPIGTEVAAVRATDLDSGVNSEIKYSIQKGALDAFSVDRDTGVLAVRSKLDYDKRNTYRIQIVATDAGIPSLTGTTELTVHVINVNDKPPSFTPSTQRADVSADAAVGTALAQLLATDPDVTAADSLRYDMAPRVVKAVDINGKEVTDEGIFNSWFTVQPDGKVVVSQQLDRSRAAVITLPVRVTDVEAPVLQQAEGELIITIVDVNRHAPVFSQPSYLESIMEEQPVGTTLGTYTATDKETPIASIVIQPPNPYFTIDNVTGVVKTAQRIDYEKLHSINFTLVAYDSGVPQLSTTAGVTVTVINANDEEPRFTASGYNATVVEHTTPGTEVLTVTAVDLDEGEYGEVRYSLSGDASLFTIDPVSGVISVAPGADVDREVISDVYMRAVATDNAPARIRRTTSVPVHIKILDINDHAPVFTQKVYKATIAENLQLNPPAAILQVLAEDKDEGINGKVRYRIVESKLGVFSVDPSTGIIYPSKPVLGNTTYHLTVIATDEDGAGTDSEMARVDITVLSVNRHSPVFVHPSPEERQLEIPENAAQADYLITTIKATDEDSGENGRVSYYLKVDNQNVGETAEFSLDKDTGELRTKTFLDREHKSEYQLVIVAVDNGTPAQFETLRLLTVALADDDDNAPRFSAPKHMFSVRENLQPGIIIGTVKAIDKDSGDNGKVYYHVLEGNQEGAFIVDRTQGIIRANISFDREKQSEYTFTVYASNNPILEHGAAILNSVDNSTEGQEPSVTVVTVRVLDENDNEPRFHHTVYYAGIKHTARINEPVLSVVAEDPDLDENGTLIYMVAASNLYKFGAEVSSGSVVPSPFNISQDGVLMTAHYMSEYNQDRFVLDIIAQEVAPPHRQAKAQVYVWIIDRSALIRMVVSRSCSTAVAGVQARLGTTAHALLVPGTRVPLVHADRRYDDWCEIHLHAVDPATYQVLPVEKVLETIDSKYDELKDIYQEYGVETLIAASATSKAPDSFDPALAALIALLIVLFTGIVTFIVVCACLKHWVIPPPSMQSSKGDSLARRRILEELSTTENPLWLETKLRPYEEQELTMNVFGDQEQQIVEPAPTDNTYATIQGSRTTERFGDYATLAGDSPTPAEAALGFQGSTFKPPSPDTPEPPPRPSGLGAL; translated from the exons ATGGAGACGAGATGGAACTACGTCATCGTGTGGGTGGCTCTCTGCTTTACATTAG GGTCCACAAACATGCTGCCAGTCTTCACCCAGGACATGAACAATCTGGCGCTATCGGAGAGCACACCAGTTGGCACGATAGTCTACAGGCTACAGGGAGTCGACCCTGAAGGTTTACCG GTAAAATACGGTTTAGTAGGTACAGATAAATTCTCAGTGAACCCCGAGACCGGTGACGTCACACTCGAACGACCTCTAGACAGAGAG GTAGAAGCAGCTATAAGGTTCCTAGTATCGATAGAGGATGAGGACCCCAATAAGGTCCAAAACTTGGTACAGTCGCAGCCAGTGAACGTCATAGTATTGGACGAAAATGATAACCCAcctgtatttaaaaat aGTCCGTACGAAGTAAGTGTGGCAGAAGATGAAGTGGTTGGTGCGACGATCTTGAGCAACATCGAGGTGGAAGATAAAGATTCAGTGGGAGATAATTTGGAAGTAGGCTGCGTGCCTAGTGAACAG TGGCCCGAAGCTTGTGAAACCTTTGAAGTGGTAACCATTAACTCTACTGCTAACCAGTACACAGGAGTATTAGTACTGAAGAAGCCATTAGATTACAATGAGCGCCAGTTTTACCAGTACCAGTTGTATGCtgat GACGGCAGCCTAAACTCGACCACGCACATAGAGATCAAAGTGCTAGACGTGCAGAACTCAGCGCCCGTGTTCAGCGGCGCGCTCAGTGCCGCGCTGCTGGAGGACGCGCCCGTGGGCACGCTGGCGCTCACCGTGCGCGCCAGGGACGCCGACAAGGCGCAGCCCAGAGACGTCGTACTGCAGTTAGTCACTA atcCTTTGGACTTCTTCCTGCTAGATAGCAAGACTGGTGAACTAAGAACTGCTAAACCGTTAGATAGAGAGGCTTTAGCTGATCCATCATCACCACTTAATCTTACTGTTAGA GCAACAGAAGTAGTAAACGGCTCTCCCCTCATATCAGACTTAACCTCAACCGTAGCAACAGTGACCATCACCATCAAAGACGTGAACGATGAACCACCGAGGTTCAACCGCCGGGAGTACAGCGTGGACATCCCTGAGAGTCTGCCCATAGGAACCCCACTGCCTAACTTGGATATGGTGGTCACTGATACTGATGTG GGTCTAAACTCAGTATTCACTCTACGCCTATCAGACGAGCTCGGAGCATTTATCGTGGAGCCGTCAACAGCTACCGGCAGCGCATCTGTGACGTTAAGACTTAACTCCAGTCTAGACTATGAAGATCCTAACCAGAGGAAGTTTATCTTAGAG GTGATAGCAGAAGAACTCCACACATCTCCCCGCCTATCTTCCAAGGCCAGCGTGTTGATCTCTCTACTGGACGTGAACGACAATGCGCCGCAGTTCAGTGATGAGCCGTACTCGGCGCGAGTGGCTGAAGCCGCGCCCGCCGGGACCCGCGTCACTACTGTCAGAGCTACTGATAGAGATACTAACAG ATTCGGCACAGAAGGCATAGTATACGAGTTGTCAGGTAACGGCGCGGAACTATTCCGTGTGGACAACCGCTCCGGCGTCATCACTGTGGCGCCCTGTGAGACCCCGGGACAACCGCCCTGCCTCGATTATGAGACGAGGAAGGACTACTTCTTGCAGTATAAG GCGACAGACGACGACGGCCAGGGTCAGATGACGGTGGTATCTCTCCAGATATCACTCACAGACTCCAATGATAACCCGCCCGTGTTCGTCACCTCCGTATACAAGGCTTCCATTGATGAAGATGCTGTGAAGTTCGAGCCGGAGTTACAG GTGCAAGCCCGCGACATAGACGCATCATCAGACATCCGCTACTCGATCATCGAACCCGCGACCCACCCGTTCTGGATCGACCCGAGCAACGGCAAGATCTCCGTGCGCCCTGACACCGGTGGAGTCACCCCTCCCAAGGATTCTAACAAGATTATTCTTACTGTTctt GCGACCGACGGTGTTCACAATGCAACCTGTCACGTGGAGATCGCAGTGCGTGACGTGAACAACCACGCGCCCGTGTTCGACACCGACAAGTACGACGCTGATATATCTGAAGATGCACCTATTG GTACTGAAGTCGCAGCAGTCCGCGCCACAGACCTGGACAGCGGGGTGAACTCTGAGATAAAGTACTCCATTCAGAAGGGGGCGCTGGACGCGTTCAGCGTGGACCGCGACACGGGCGTGCTCGCCGTGCGCTCCAAGCTGGATTACGACAAGCGCAACACGTATCGGATACAGATCGTTGCTACTGACGCGG GTATCCCCAGCCTCACAGGCACAACAGAACTAACAGTGCACGTAATCAACGTGAATGACAAGCCCCCCTCCTTCACCCCCAGCACGCAGCGCGCCGACGTGTCCGCCGACGCGGCCGTGGGCACCGCGCTCGCGCAGCTCCTCGCCACCGACCCCGATGTGACCGCGGCAGACTCGCTGCGGTATGATATGGCGCCGAGGGTGGTTAAAGCTGTTGATATTAATGGGAAAGAG GTAACAGACGAAGGTATCTTCAACTCCTGGTTCACGGTGCAGCCAGACGGCAAGGTGGTAGTGTCCCAGCAGCTGGACCGCAGCCGAGCCGCCGTCATCACACTCCCGGTCAGGGTCACTGATGTTGAAGCACCTGTGCTGCAGCAGGCTGAAG gggAGCTAATAATCACAATAGTGGACGTGAACCGTCACGCACCAGTGTTCTCCCAGCCCTCGTACTTGGAGAGCATCATGGAGGAACAGCCAGTAGGCACCACCCTCGGGACCTACACTGCTACTGATAAGGAGACGCCCATCGCCAGCATCGTGATACAACCGCCTAACCCGTACTTTACTATTGATAATGTTACTG GTGTAGTAAAAACAGCACAACGCATAGACTACGAGAAGCTCCACAGCATCAACTTCACGCTCGTGGCATATGACTCCGGCGTGCCTCAGCTGAGCACGACCGCCGGGGTCACCGTCACCGTCATCAACGCCAACGATGAGGAGCCGAGGTTCACGGCGTCGGGGTACAATGCCACTGTGGTGGAGCATACGACGCCCGGGACTGAGGTGCTTACTGTGACCGCTGTTGATTTAGATGAAG GTGAATACGGCGAAGTCCGCTACAGTCTATCGGGCGACGCGTCTCTGTTCACGATCGACCCGGTGTCCGGCGTGATCAGCGTGGCGCCCGGCGCCGACGTGGACCGCGAGGTCATCAGTGATGTGTACATGAGAGCTGTGGCTACTGATAATGCTCCGGCTAGGATTAGGAGGACTACTAGTGTGCCC GTGCATATAAAAATCTTAGACATAAACGACCACGCGCCAGTGTTTACGCAGAAGGTATACAAGGCTACGATCGCAGAGAACTTGCAGCTGAACCCTCCAGCTGCGATACTGCAGGTCTTAGCTGAAGATAAAGATGAGGGGATCAATGGCAAAGTGCGCTATCGGATCGTTGAGAGTAAACTgg GCGTGTTCTCCGTGGACCCGTCCACTGGCATCATCTACCCATCCAAGCCGGTGCTCGGCAACACCACGTACCACCTCACAGTGATAGCCACGGACGAGGATGGCGCTGGAACAGACTCCGAGATGGCGAGAGTGGATATCACGGTGCTGAGTGTTAATAGGCACAGTCCTGTGTTTGTGCATCCAAGTCCGGAGGAACGACAGTTGGAGATACCTGAg AACGCAGCTCAAGCGGACTACCTAATAACAACGATCAAGGCGACAGACGAGGACTCGGGCGAGAACGGCCGCGTGTCCTACTACCTCAAGGTGGACAACCAGAACGTGGGTGAGACTGCCGAGTTCAGCCTCGACAAGGACACCGGCGAACTGAGGACTAAGACTTTCCTGGATAGGGAGCATAAGTCTGAGTATCAG CTAGTAATAGTAGCAGTAGACAACGGAACTCCGGCTCAGTTCGAGACTCTCCGACTGCTGACGGTAGCCCTAGCTGATGACGATGACAACGCGCCGCGCTTCTCCGCACCCAAACACATGTTCAGTGTGCGGGAGAACTTACAGCCTGGCATTATTATTG GTACAGTAAAAGCCATTGACAAGGATTCTGGAGACAACGGCAAAGTGTACTACCACGTACTTGAAGGCAACCAAGAAGGAGCTTTTATTGTTGACAGGACGCAAGGGATCATCAGAGCTAACATTAGTTTTGATAG GGAAAAGCAATCAGAATACACATTCACAGTATACGCAAGCAACAATCCTATACTGGAACATGGCGCTGCTATCCTGAACTCAGTGGACAACAGCACCGAAGGCCAGGAGCCGAGTGTTACCGTGGTCACCGTGCGAGTGCTCGACGAGAACGACAATGAGCCGAGATTCCACCACACTGTGTATTATGCAG gtaTCAAACACACAGCCCGTATCAACGAGCCAGTACTGTCCGTGGTAGCTGAAGACCCTGATTTAGACGAGAACGGCACCTTGATCTACATGGTGGCTGCTTCTAATCTATACAAGTTTGGGGCTGAAGTGTCAAGCGGGAGTGTTGTACCTTCACCATTCAATATTAGTCAAGATG GAGTGTTAATGACAGCGCACTACATGTCGGAGTACAACCAGGACCGGTTCGTGCTGGACATCATAGCGCAAGAAGTAGCGCCACCACACAGGCAAGCTAAAGCACAAGTTTAT GTGTGGATCATCGACCGCTCAGCGCTGATCCGCATGGTGGTGTCCCGCAGCTGCAGCACGGCCGTGGCGGGCGTGCAGGCGCGCCTCGGTACTACGGCACATGCTCTGCTGGTGCCCGGGACCAGGGTGCCGCTCGTGCATGCTGACAGGCGGTATGACGACTG GTGTGAAATCCACCTCCACGCAGTAGACCCGGCCACATATCAAGTGCTACCAGTGGAGAAGGTTCTAGAGACCATCGACTCTAAATACGACGAGCTCAAGGACATCTATCAGGAGTACGGCGTGGAGACACTCATCGCAGCCAGCGCTACTTCTAAAG cTCCCGACAGTTTCGACCCAGCCCTCGCTGCATTAATAGCTCTTCTCATAGTACTATTCACTGGCATCGTCACGTTCATAGTCGTGTGCGCATGCCTTAAACATTG